In the genome of Pongo pygmaeus isolate AG05252 chromosome 9, NHGRI_mPonPyg2-v2.0_pri, whole genome shotgun sequence, one region contains:
- the KLHL35 gene encoding kelch-like protein 35 produces the protein MRQGHRPEESEPGCEAPCAGPCHAQRVLQTLNAYRRSGTLTDVVLRAGGRDFPCHRAALSAGSAYFRSLFAAGRPERRPAVVPVVPVAPEAPGTSPAGAAAALAVVLDYVYGAGVRLRAEDEAAAVLALAERLGVAGLREVCVRFLEGRLRAANSLALRRVAAAFSLGPLAERCGRVLRQAFAEVARHADFLELAPDEVAALLADPALGVTREEAVFEAAMRWVRHDVPARRGQLRRLLEHVRLPLLAPAYFLEKVEADELLQACGECRPLLLEARACFILGREAGALRTRPRRFMDLAEVIVVIGGCDRKGLLKLPFADAYHPESQRWTPLPSLPGYTRSEFAACALRNDVYVSGGHINSHDVWMFSSHLHTWIKVASLHKGRWRHKMAVVQGQLFAVGGFDGLRRLHSVERYDPFSNTWAAAAPLPEAVSSAAVASCAGQLFVIGGARQGGINTDKVQCFDPKEDRWSLRSPAPFSQRCLEAISLEDTIYVMGGLMSKIFTYDPGTDVWGEAAILPSPVESCGVTVCDGKVHILGGRDDRGESTDKVFTFDPSSGQVEAQPSLQRCTSSHGCVTIIQSLGR, from the exons ATGCGGCAAGGCCATCGGCCGGAGGAGTCGGAGCCGGGCTGCGAGGCGCCGTGCGCGGGTCCGTGCCACGCGCAGCGCGTGCTGCAGACCCTGAACGCCTACCGGCGGAGCGGCACCCTCACCGACGTGGTGCTGCGCGCCGGAGGCCGCGACTTTCCGTGCCACCGCGCGGCGCTCAGCGCGGGCAGCGCCTACTTCCGCAGCTTGTTCGCGGCCGGGCGGCCCGAGCGCCGCCCGGCCGTGGTGCCAGTGGTGCCGGTGGCTCCCGAGGCGCCAGGCACGAGCCCGGccggggcggcggcggcgctggCCGTGGTGCTCGACTACGTGTACGGAGCGGGCGTGCGGCTGCGCGCGGAGGACGAGGCGGCGGCCGTGCTGGCGCTGGCGGAGCGGCTGGGCGTGGCGGGCCTGCGCGAGGTCTGTGTGCGCTTCCTCGAGGGCCGCTTGCGCGCCGCCAACAGCCTAGCGCTGCGCCGCGTGGCCGCCGCCTTCTCGCTGGGCCCGCTGGCCGAGCGCTGCGGCCGCGTCCTGCGCCAGGCCTTCGCCGAGGTGGCGCGCCACGCCGACTTCCTGGAGCTGGCGCCTGACGAGGTGGCGGCGCTGCTGGCGGACCCCGCGCTGGGCGTGACGCGGGAGGAGGCCGTGTTTGAAGCGGCCATGCGCTGGGTGCGCCACGACGTGCCGGCCCGCCGCGGGCAGCTACGACGCCTGCTGGAGCACGTGCGCCTGCCGCTACTGGCGCCCGCCTACTTCCTGGAGAAGGTGGAGGCAGACGAGCTGCTGCAGGCCTGCGGCGAGTGCCGCCCGCTGCTGCTCGAGGCTCGCGCCTGCTTCATCCTGGGCCGCGAGGCCGGTGCGCTGCGGACCCGGCCGCGGAG ATTCATGGACCTAGCTGAAGTGATCGTGGTCATCGGCGGTTGCGACCGCAAAGGTCTCCTGAAGCTGCCCTTCGCCGATGCCTACCACCCAGAGAGCCAGCGGTGGACCCCACTGCCCAGCCTGCCCGGCTACACTCGCTCGGAATTCGCCGCCTGTGCTCTCCGCAATGACGTCTACGTCTCCG GCGGCCACATCAACAGTCACGATGTGTGGATGTTTAGCTCCCATCTGCACACCTGGATCAAGGTAGCCTCTCTGCACAAGGGCAGGTGGAGGCACAAGATGGCAGTTGTGCAGGGGCAG CTGTTCGCGGTGGGTGGCTTCGACGGCCTGAGGCGCCTGCACAGCGTGGAGCGCTACGACCCCTTCTCCAACACCTGGGCGGCCGCCGCGCCCCTCCCTGAGGCCGTGAGCTCTGCGGCGGTGGCGTCCTGCGCGGGCCAGCTCTTCGTGATCGGGGGCGCCAGGCAGGGCGGCATCAACACAGACAAG GTGCAGTGCTTTGACCCCAAGGAGGACCGGTGGAGCCTGCGGTCACCAGCACCCTTCTCACAGCGGTGTCTTGAGGCCATCTCCCTTGAGGACACCATCTATGTCATGGGGGGTCTCATGAGCAAAATCTTCACCTATGATCCAGGCACAGATGTGTGGGGGGAGGCAGCtatcctccccagccctgtg GAAAGCTGTGGAGTCACTGTGTGTGATGGGAAGGTCCACATACTTGGCGGGCGGGATGATCGCGGAGAAAGCACCGATAAGGTCTTCACCTTTGACCCCAGCAGTGGGCAGGTGGAGGCCCAGCCATCCCTGCAGCGCTGCACCAGCTCCCACGGCTGTGTCACCATCATCCAGAGCTTGGGCAGGTGA